A single Lolium perenne isolate Kyuss_39 chromosome 6, Kyuss_2.0, whole genome shotgun sequence DNA region contains:
- the LOC127308157 gene encoding uncharacterized protein isoform X2, translating into MTSRMSLTSVSSSPTLQRCASFSRAPPVLFSVPSLPPSTRTSTTMSAFSNCECLAVSLGVFVANSLRFLQDVVLHFIPFTQASNERRYPSHGMAKRRTPSTPPAGRLRLFPSPDSVPTSASASCMGRLMRQVSALFAQLN; encoded by the exons ATGACCTCCAGGATGTCGCTGACGTCCGTGTCGTCGTCCCCGACCTTGCAGCGGTGCGCCTCGTTTTCCAGAGCGCCGCCTGTGCTCTTCTCCGTGCCGTCCCTGCCGCCGTCGACCCGGACGTCCACGACCATGTCCGCCTTCAGCAACTGCGAGTGCCTGGCTGTTTCTCTCGGTGTCTTTGTCGCCAACTCCCTCCGGTTTCTCCAGGACGTGGTGCTCCACTTCATCCCCTTCACA CAAGCCAGTAACGAACGCCGGTATCCAAGCCACGGCATGGCAAAGCGCAGAACGCCGTCGACGCCTCCGGCCGGCCGGCTCCGTCTGTTTCCGTCGCCCGACAGCGTCCCTACCTCTGCATCCGCGTCGTGCATGG GCCGGCTAATGAGACAAGTCTCTGCCTTGTTCGCTCAATTAAATTGA
- the LOC127309690 gene encoding premnaspirodiene oxygenase, translated as MALYLLLVPLLAIIPFLLRRSAPHAHLPPGPWALPMIGHLHHLAGALPHRALRDLARRHGPLMLLRFGEVTAVVASSPDAAREIMKTHDPAFASRPVGPMSRLWFQGSEGLVFAPYGDGWRQLRKICTQELLSARRVHSFRPVRQDELRRLLRSVASPSSSSCPVNLTEIIAAYVADSTVRAIIGSRPFKGRDACLKLFEDMFRMMPGLSLPDLFPSSRIAMLISREPGRIKRCRHAMLEIMDAVIQEHRERKATVGGEDEDLVDVLLGLQKEVGSQHPLTTENIKFVMIDMFAAGSETATTALQWMMAELMRNPRVRHKAQEEVRREMAGHREVSEDSLGNLQYLHMVIKETLRLHVPGPLLTLRQCRNSCQVLGYDVPEGATVLVNAWAIARDPAHWDAPEEFVPERFEQDQQGGGRDFKGTDFEFIPFGSGRRMCPGMTFGLAHIELALAALLFHFDLELPGGVDAAGLDMTEEAGITTRRKSDLLVLATTRVPVPAK; from the exons ATGGCACTCTACCTGCTGCTCGTGCCTCTCCTTGCCATCATCCCCTTCCTGCTCAGACGCTCGGCGCCGCACGCGCATCTTCCGCCGGGGCCGTGGGCACTGCCGATGATCGGCCACCTGCACCACCTCGCCGGCGCGCTCCCGCACCGCGCCCTCCGCGACCTGGCCCGGCGGCACGGCCCGCTCATGCTGCTCCGCTTCGGCGAGGTCACGGCCGTGGTGGCCTCGTCCCCTGACGCGGCGCGCGAGATCATGAAGACGCACGACCCGGCCTTCGCGTCGCGCCCCGTCGGGCCCATGTCGCGCCTCTGGTTCCAGGGCTCCGAGGGCCTCGTCTTCGCGCCCTACGGCGACGGGTGGCGCCAGCTCCGCAAGATCTGCACCCAGGAGCTCCTCAGCGCACGCCGCGTCCACTCCTTCCGCCCCGTCCGCCAGGACGAGCTGCGCCGACTCCTCCGCTCCGTCGCCTCGCCGTCTTCATCGTCGTGTCCGGTGAACTTGACGGAGATCATAGCGGCGTACGTCGCGGACTCCACCGTGCGCGCCATCATCGGCAGCCGGCCGTTCAAGGGCCGCGACGCGTGCCTGAAACTGTTCGAGGACATGTTCCGCATGATGCCCGGGCTGAGCCTGCCGGACCTGTTCCCGTCCTCACGCATCGCGATGCTCATCAGCCGCGAGCCCGGCCGGATTAAGCGCTGCCGCCACGCGATGCTCGAGATCATGGACGCCGTCATCCAGGAGCACCGCGAGAGAAAAGCCACCGTCGGGGGAGAAGACGAGGACTTGGTCGACGTGCTCCTCGGGCTCCAGAAAGAAGTCGGCTCCCAGCACCCGCTCACCACAGAGAACATCAAATTCGTCATGATT GACATGTTCGCCGCCGGCAGCGAGACAGCGACGACGGCGCTGCAGTGGATGATGGCGGAGCTGATGCGGAACCCGAGAGTTCGGCACAAGGCGCAGGAGGAGGTCCGGCGGGAAATGGCCGGCCACCGCGAGGTATCGGAAGACAGCCTCGGCAACCTCCAGTACCTGCACATGGTCATCAAGGAGACGCTCCGCCTGCACGTGCCGGGGCCACTGCTGACCCTCCGGCAATGCCGCAACTCGTGCCAGGTGCTCGGGTACGACGTGCCCGAGGGCGCCACGGTGCTCGTGAACGCGTGGGCGATCGCCAGGGACCCCGCGCACTGGGACGCGCCGGAGGAGTTCGTGCCGGAGAGGTTCGAGCAGGATCAGCAGGGTGGCGGGAGGGACTTCAAGGGGACGGACTTCGAGTTCATACCGTTCGGATCCGGACGGAGGATGTGCCCCGGCATGACGTTCGGGCTGGCGCACATCGAGCTCGCGCTCGCCGCGCTGCTGTTCCACTTCGACCTGGAGCTGCCCGGTGGCGTGGACGCGGCGGGGTTGGACATGACGGAGGAGGCTGGCATCACCACGCGGAGGAAGTCCGACCTTCTCGTGCTCGCTACCACCCGCGTTCCTGTACCAGCAAAGTAG
- the LOC127308157 gene encoding uncharacterized protein isoform X1 yields MTSRMSLTSVSSSPTLQRCASFSRAPPVLFSVPSLPPSTRTSTTMSAFSNCECLAVSLGVFVANSLRFLQDVVLHFIPFTQASNERRYPSHGMAKRRTPSTPPAGRLRLFPSPDSVPTSASASCMGKSLHPLNPYYLASIQSERLCSRSSALFLCFSREVPGLSPHSG; encoded by the exons ATGACCTCCAGGATGTCGCTGACGTCCGTGTCGTCGTCCCCGACCTTGCAGCGGTGCGCCTCGTTTTCCAGAGCGCCGCCTGTGCTCTTCTCCGTGCCGTCCCTGCCGCCGTCGACCCGGACGTCCACGACCATGTCCGCCTTCAGCAACTGCGAGTGCCTGGCTGTTTCTCTCGGTGTCTTTGTCGCCAACTCCCTCCGGTTTCTCCAGGACGTGGTGCTCCACTTCATCCCCTTCACA CAAGCCAGTAACGAACGCCGGTATCCAAGCCACGGCATGGCAAAGCGCAGAACGCCGTCGACGCCTCCGGCCGGCCGGCTCCGTCTGTTTCCGTCGCCCGACAGCGTCCCTACCTCTGCATCCGCGTCGTGCATGGGCAAGTCTCTGCATCCGCTCAATCCATACTATCTTGCGTCTATACAATCTGAACGTCTGTGCTCTAGATCATCTGCTCTGTTCCTTTGTTTCAGTCGTGAGGTTCCTGGGTTAAGTCCCCACTCGGGCTAA